The sequence below is a genomic window from Monodelphis domestica isolate mMonDom1 chromosome 2, mMonDom1.pri, whole genome shotgun sequence.
cttccaggatcaaacaaATTCCTCTGTGTGGTTTTGAAAtccctccacaatctggcttcctacttttccagtcttcttttctgatccaatgacactggcctttATGCTATTATTCTTTGCACACAAcgttccatctcccatctctgtaccTTGTCTCTGGTTGTCAGTCATGCCTGAGATGCTCCACAACCTTGCACTTATCTTTTAGCTTCCATGGCTTCCTTCCAGATTCAactcaaatcttaccttctgcaaGAGACTTTTATTTGTGCCCTGACTGCTAGTTTTGCCCCTTTGTGAGAGTACCTCCTATTTACCCAGCATTTATCTGTATATAGAGTTGCTTGCATGTAGTCTCCATTAGAAAGGGAACtttttgaggacagagactgttttTGCCTCCATTATTTTAtcatagtgcctagcatatagtcaGCACTTTCTTTTGTGTAAGTGGATTGcagggaaaaaaaacactattttgtCTCTCCTCCCATCCCAGGATTCTTATTCCCAACCTCTCAACCATAGCCCTCAAATGTGCACTGGAGGGAAGCtagtttcttctttctccaagCCCAGTTTGTGAGGTCTGACCCCTCTTTTTTAATCATCTGACAGATCCAAGCAGCCTCTCCCAGGAGATTTCCCAACCCTTGGACCCTCCTCACAAGGTAAGAGCATCCTACTTTTGGAGGACATTGAGTCAAAATGTCTTCTTTTACTGCCTGGCATGGGTATATTTAAGGCCAGTTGAGCACTGGAACTTCCCTCTGGACTTTTCAGCACCAGCAGCAGAAACAGCTCAAGCTTAGGCTTTGTGGAAAGTAAAGGGGAAGACCTGGAGGGCTCTTTCTGATGTCTTGGAGTGGCCTTCTTTGGTCCCAACATTCCAGATGTCTGGTTCCTGGTGACCAAAGGTCCTATTTCTTTGGGCAGGTTTGGCTTTTAACTgtcccaaacttttttttaaacccttactttgtctTATCAAAATTAAgttttggttcaaaggcagaagagcaataagggctaggcaatgtatCCATCccaaatcagaagagtggtaagggttaggcaatgggggttaagtaacttgtccaggttcacacaactaggaagtgtctatggtctgatttgaacccaagccttctcatctctaagcctggatctttagctactgagccacctagctgccttgccCCAAATTCTTAATCTCACTCATTTCTCCTGTTCCATGTCTTCCTGTTCAGAGTTGCTCCAATGCTGAGGAGGTCTTTATCTCCGGTAACACATCTTGCCAAGGCTCAGAAGAAAATGGAGTCTACTTTTCCCAACATCAATCTGCAGAATTGGACTGCATTGTTTATGCACAAATCAAAGTACAAACCAATGCCAACCTTGCCACCGATGGAAGTGGGGGGACATCCTAGATCTGATGCTCCCAGCCCTGGGTTATTTCCTCCCTTACAGACCTTGGTCCCCTTCATAGCTGTATCATAGCAATCACTGTATGGGTGTGACATGCCTAAGTATTTAATCTGGTAATTTTCAAAGTTATTGGATGATATTCTCTAGCCACGGAAGGGATTGGCTTCGACTCTTAGTCTAAGATCATGAAAGGTTGGAACTATGCCTTTTGTAGACTACTTTAGTTGTATATAGCACAGAAAGCTCCGAGAGCCAGTTACTACTCAATTAATGGTATTAAATGACTTTGGAGAATTCCCAATAAAGAAACCTTATATAACTTTGCATTTTTCTTGATAGCTCCTGCCTGAGTACTGAAAACTTTCTCCAGAGCTCATGAGAAAAGGAGACAGATATCACAAAGGCAGAGAAAATACAGATAGAAGTCAGAAATCAGATATGTGCCATTTCTAAGAGAGTAGGAGTctggggagaaaagagaaagaattggcaTGAAAgtcagtggaatgagagtcaggcttggagattcaagatcctggattcaaatttggcctgaaaCACTCtgtagctgcatgaccctgggcaagtcacttaaccccagttgcccagcccttactgctcttctgatttagaattgatatttagtgtAAACTGTAAGAatgaaggcaaggattaaaaaaaaaaagctatgagGCCCTTACTCTTAGGCAGAGAAGAGGCCACCATGAGAGAAACCAAGTTGGGGAAGTGGTCAATGGTAGGCAGGAAAGTGAAACACAAGCTAATCCAACTGGCCCCATGATGGCAGTGGAGAATAAGACTTTCTTTGGGGCTAGACATCTAAACAAGGAAGCTGGGGACTTTCCCAGACTGCTGGGAGGGGtcctcttcctcatcctcctctGTTGAGGGAACATGCCTTACAAAGAGATACGAAAGAATAGGACCATTCTGTGATTctccatttctaaaattctaaataattatttagattaattagagaaatattttgataataaataaaattctaaattgaAAGATGACTCCTTGAAGAGGGCTGGAGGTTCCACTTGTGTAATGTAATCAGCAAGCCCAAATGAGGTCATCaaagccatttttcttttttctatggtTTTGGGACCAATTGACCCCTCTGAGTGGAAAGTTTCTAGCTCAAAAACTCAGTAAAAATAATTCTTGAgagccctaggttcaaatgtcaggttcttcctagctacatgaccctgggcaagtcacttaacccctattacctagtcctaactgctcttctgcctgagaactaATCCACAGTAtccattttaagatggaaggtaaacaCAAAGCTGAGCCCAGATGCATGAGGGCTTTGTCCAGCTTCCCTTAACTTTTTGTTATTTGGCTCTAAGAGAGCCAAAGAGAATCTGAGGGTTATGAGCACTTTGACAGATTGTTTAGCCTGATGGTTTGAGGACTACGATTGCCAAATTCTCCAGATCATCTGCAGGCTGGTGTCCCCTGGTGTTAATGTGTGTAATCTGATCAGatttatatttctgtttctaGAATAAATTTATCATTTGCTCAAGATCTCCCTTACAGATATCACTCATCAAACACAATGCCATTTAATCCTGGTGAAAGCTGGTAGCCTTTGTGCCCAGCTAAGGTAGTTTGCCCATCAAAAAAAGTGTGAGAACAATTGACCCACGCCATCCCCTAAACTTCAGATAGGGCTGACTCCTAGTCACCTCTAAGATTTTAGGGTTCTGTGACCTCATACCTGTGACCTACTGAGATCCCTGGAGATCATGCGTATCTAGGGATTAAAGGCTACCAGAAAATGGGGACAATTTTCTGGGTCCAATAAACCGATTTCACCCATCTAGACCATTTCTACTAATAGAAAGCAACAAAGTAGAGACATCGTTGGCTAGTTCTGCTTAAGGATGTTTTGCCTACCCGTaaccatcatctgcaaaatgaattaaAGAGTTTGTTAGGAAGGCTGAGAACTGAGTCAGTTTTCATTTGTCTCTGCTATGgcattattttatttctgattttattattttgagaaatctTCAGGCATGTCTGTTCCTATGAGCCTTTTCTTGCATCATCGGTTGGCCCAAGAAGGGCTTCACAGTGTCATCTACTTTTTGGTGGAAAGAAAGACATAGTTGAGTTGAGGAAGAAAGAGCTACAAACCCTTTACACATACCTTCTAAGGGAAATGACTTTACAAAGCTATGTCCCAGGGCTTTAGTCAAAATCCCCTTTTCCAACCCCATCGATTCAAATGAAAGCTTAATCATTGTTCATTGCTTTTGCTAAGCTCTCAACTGAA
It includes:
- the C2H1orf162 gene encoding transmembrane protein C1orf162 homolog; translated protein: MGSDNQKLMSTEKPDIPSTEAPKIHSTNCPSIFLNKQFLYLALAFVAGVLLTLLVTLIICLIKKSCPKYPSSLSQEISQPLDPPHKSCSNAEEVFISGNTSCQGSEENGVYFSQHQSAELDCIVYAQIKVQTNANLATDGSGGTS